The Bombus pascuorum chromosome 9, iyBomPasc1.1, whole genome shotgun sequence genome has a window encoding:
- the LOC132910533 gene encoding uncharacterized protein LOC132910533, translating to MDMKDNQEIDVYGAGEGYPSTGAGVGGQAGPTASLASDRGRVGVGHRAPIRVNASGEEMEDVAMEETREGGPPARTKANNIEAAKNRGRSGERKAERAGPEDRRRSNSRGGKPTPTPSHAPLAVPSTPLPTAAEHSGNMFQTFKIPKNVRDKVKAQDGHRSIDGSIESSQMRKESTSEGRSEDEESMASVTWRGKKRKITKVTPEVSDRMRNVIQGSSPRDVDAEVRRHQAEVLKVAATSSNLKGTYVKTLKDAVEYTVAAWSHQTTTSRVPDFLEERKKREALEREVESLKRRNEELEQRIDRFLKGTAETAAPSPTEAQAPRSSGRAKDDIGAEIEMLKKSISSLGPSLLGTLREELREALRGTGLLRQATGGNNSGDKERTTMPRTAGPKPPQQPPQSSQPSQQQEGQGQETDGEWRTMVSRKARRKAREQRRKEAGHGAPLPIAPQTNRTRSAVGPAGQPPRTTPAALGGGERRREGNGEKKAGAQPAKRTYATVAGRAGSAVVRPALRPPPTSSAVTLTLRDGAPKTYEEILAEARRDKTLQKCGLEYVRTRKAATGAMVINIPDDAGMSKATQLASRLAGVLDPSTVRVSVPVPTAEIKLVGVDISLNEEELLEELSKAADCQPRDVRAWSAGTSRSGMGIFYAKCPVAGARKLAQAGRVTLGWTRAKVIALPRRPLQCFRCLEVGHMAAMCVSPVRRTHLCFRCGEEGHRARNCTAASPRCPICEAKGAPSKHRMGSAACKPPEVGPSGRRRARRTAMAKAAEATATTTSKGVTGAAEQASLSGNPPAGGKDSTIGVSGPGEAMEVTE from the coding sequence atggataTGAAGGATAACCAAGAAATCgacgtttacggtgcaggggagggataccccagtaccggcgcaggaGTGGGTGGTCAAGCGGGCCCCACTGCGTCGTTAGCTAGCGACCGTGGCCGTGTGGGGGTGGGCCACCGGGCCCCCATACGCGTAAACGCGTCCggtgaagaaatggaagacgTCGCGATGGAGGAGACCCGCGAGGGTGGGCCTCCCGCAAGGACAAAAGCGAACAACATCGAAGCGGCAAAGAACCGCGGAAGAAGCGGGGAGAGAAAAGCGGAGAGGGCGGGACCCGAGGACAGGAGAAGAAGCAACAGCCGGGGAGGGAAACCGACACCGACGCCGTCGCACGCCCCGCTCGCGGTCCCGTCAACCCCGCTTCCAACCGCAGCGGAGCACAGCGGCAACATGTTCCAGACGTTCAAAATCCCCAAGAACGTCAGGGACAAAGTGAAAGCGCAAGATGGGCACAGGTCCATAGACGGCTCGATAGAGTCGTCTCAGATGAGAAAGGAGTCGACCTCGGAAGGCAGATCGGAGGACGAGGAGTCAATGGCCTCGGTCACCTGGAGGggcaagaagagaaaaataacgaaagtgaCTCCAGAGGTGTCGGACCGAATGAGGAACGTTATCCAAGGGTCCTCACCGAGAGACGTGGACGCCGAAGTACGGCGACATCAGGCCGAGGTCCTGAAGGTGGCGGCGACGTCCTCCAACCTCAAGGGGACGTACGTCAAAACCCTCAAGGACGCGGTCGAGTACACCGTCGCGGCATGGTCCCACCAAACAACCACCTCCCGGGTGCCAGACTTcctggaagaaaggaagaagagggaggCGCTGGAAAGAGAGGTGGAAAGCCTGAAGAGGAGGAACGAGGAGTTGGAACAAAGGATAGACAGGTTCCTGAAAGGCACGGCCGAGACAGCGGCGCCGTCCCCGACGGAGGCGCAGGCTCCCCGGAGCAGCGGGAGGGCCAAGGACGACATCGGAGCAGAAATAGAGATGCTAAAGAAGTCGATAAGCAGCCTCGGCCCATCCCTGTTGGGGACCCTGAGGGAAGAGCTCAGGGAAGCCCTCAGGGGAACGGGCCTGCTGAGACAAGCGACAGGAGGGAACAACAGCGGCGACAAAGAGCGGACGACGATGCCGCGGACGGCGGGCCCGAAGCCTCCCCAACAACCCCCGCAATCCTCCCAACCCTCTCAACAGCAAGAGGGACAGGGACAGGAGACGGACGGGGAATGGAGGACCATGGTCTCGCGGAAGGCGAGACGGAAGGCCAGGGAacagaggaggaaagaagcgGGCCACGGCGCCCCTCTCCCCATAGCGCCACAAACAAACAGGACGAGATCGGCGGTGGGACCAGCCGGGCAACCGCCAAGGACGACCCCGGCCGCATTAGGTGGAGGGGAAAGGAGGAGAGAAGGAAACGGAGAGAAGAAGGCAGGAGCCCAACCGGCGAAACGGACGTACGCGACGGTGGCGGGCAGGGCGGGATCGGCGGTCGTGCGGCCAGCACTCCGACCCCCCCCAACGTCATCGGCGGTAACGCTCACGCTGAGGGACGGGGCTCCGAAGACGTACGAGGAGATCCTGGCGGAGGCGAGACGGGACAAGACCCTCCAGAAATGCGGACTGGAGTACGTCCGAACGAGAAAGGCGGCGACCGGGGCCATGGTGATCAATATCCCGGACGACGCCGGCATGAGCAAGGCCACGCAGTTGGCGTCGCGATTAGCCGGGGTATTGGACCCCTCCACCGTCAGAGTATCAGTCCCGGTACCGACGGCCGAGATCAAATTGGTGGGGGTCGACATATCCCTGAACGAGGAAGAACTGCTGGAGGAGCTGTCCAAGGCGGCGGACTGCCAGCCCCGCGACGTCAGAGCATGGAGCGCGGGAACATCTAGAAGCGGCATGGGGATATTCTACGCCAAGTGCCCCGTGGCCGGAGCCCGTAAACTGGCTCAAGCGGGGAGGGTCACACTGGGGTGGACCAGGGCAAAGGTGATCGCACTCCCCAGGAGACCGCTCCAGTGTTTCCGATGCCTGGAGGTGGGCCACATGGCGGCGATGTGCGTCTCCCCGGTGAGAAGAACCCACCTGTGTTTCCGGTGCGGAGAAGAGGGGCACAGGGCGAGGAACTGCACGGCCGCATCGCCGAGATGCCCCATCTGCGAGGCAAAAGGAGCCCCGTCAAAACACAGGATGGGAAGCGCGGCGTGCAAACCACCGGAGGTAGGACCATCCGGAAGGAGAAGGGCGCGGAGAACGGCGATGGCCAAGGCAGCAGAGGCCACGGCGACAACCACGAGCAAGGGCGTCACCGGAGCCGCGGAG
- the LOC132910534 gene encoding uncharacterized protein LOC132910534, with amino-acid sequence MDMKDNQEIDVYGAGEGYPSTGAGVGGQAGPTASLASDRGRVGVGHRAPIRVNASGEEMEDVAMEETREGGPPARTKANNIEAAKNRGRSGERKAERAGPEDRRRSNSRGGKPTPTPSHAPLAVPSTPLPTAAEHSGNMFQTFKIPKNVRDKVKAQDGHRSIDGSIESSQMRKESTSEGRSEDEESMASVTWRGKKRKITKVTPEVSDRMRNVIQGSSPRDVDAEVRRHQAEVLKVAATSSNLKGTYVKTLKDAVEYTVAAWSHQTTTSRVPDFLEERKKREALEREVESLKRRNEELEERMNRFLKGTAETVAPSPTEAQAPRSSGRAKDDIGAEIEMLKKSISSLGPSLLGTLREELREALRGTGLLRQATGGNNSGDKERTTMPRTAGPKPPQQPPQSSQPSQQQEGQGQETDGEWRTMVSRKARRKAREQRRKEAGHGAPLPIAPQTSRARSAVGPAGQPPRTTPAALGGGERRREKNGEKKTGAQPAKRTYATVAGRAGSAVVRPALRPPPTSSAVTLTLRDGAPKTYEEILAEARRDKTLQKCGLEYVRTRKAATGAMVINIPDDAGMSKATQLASRLAGVLDPSTVRVSVPVPTAEIKLVGVDISLNEEELLEELSRAADCQPRDVRAWSAGTSRSGMGIFYAKCPVAGARKLAQAGRVTLGWTRAKVIALPRRPLQCFRCLEVGHMAAMCVSPVRRTHLCFRCGEEGHRARNCTAASPRCPICEAKGAPSKHRMGSAACKPPEVGPSGRRRARRTAMAKAAEATATTTSKGVTGAAEQASLSGNPPVGGKDSTIGCNLGRAGRAQDLLYQSIRESRTDVAVVAEPYNIPASPQWAGDLSGWVAITWPCTSGVSGRIAERGNGFVAVEWTDLVVVGVYISPNCDIRAFEDLLDEMGECVRRLLPRQVLVLGDFNAHSTTWGNDRTTTRGRELADWAAGLGLVLVNRGSESTYVGRRGASVIDLTWATQRLHPRIRNWRVAVEMETLADHLYVLMDIEPAKRSTSGDNNNNVEGRTSSRPGLPPPRRWKLKERDGDMLRATATVAAWCWDAKRNKNRGNVDGEAQELGEWMRRACDASMPRTSAGSRRDNSSVYWWSREIADLRDDCHRARRLLARARRRGRNRNEEEILERYRAHREARMALQRAIKEAKKASWKRLLESVESDPWGRPYKTVLRKLRPAAPPITENMDRELLARVIDTLFPRPEEEGGEEEEDSPRRQEDTEQAPPEERGCTRSGGGGPAMDQPGAHITREELEAATKKMAAKDVAPGPDGIPGRVWAETMDIMAPRLLHLYNRCLREGAYPRAWKVARLVLLRKEGRPPESPSAYRPICLLDEVGKLFERVIASRLGAHMESRVPGWHDNQFGFRRGRSTIDAIRRLREGVERVVAREGIAIAVSLDITNAFNSIPWSKIREALRFFEVPGYLRRIIGAYLRERWITYRSTEGEERRAVERGVPQGSVLGPMLWITAYDYVLRTPMPGSTGLICYADDTLVVAGGRWWYETAEAATEATRRAARAIGELGLKVAPAKTEALGFYDRRRRGPPPDGLTIDVDGVGVRVGSQLRYLGLIIDDQWSFEPHFESLAPKVAAAANALCGILPNIGGAGRAVRRLYDGVVRARAMYGAPIWARDLAASRRSQALLRAVQRTTALRIARGYRTVSHASATVLAASPPYALQALALQKVYGATRVRDGDRDEDAPQVRKEIEEETWERWRLLLEKEARKTSHRAVDAVLPVWDRWKEARGVPLTYRLTQVLTGHGVFGEFLKKIRKEVTNICHHCGEAEDNAQHTLQHCPAWAMQRHTLTVKIGDDLSPRRIVEALLRSRSDYEAVRDFCEQIMLAKERAERLRVRAEHPARIRRERSGRNGGRPPSPPTDSERRRGR; translated from the exons atggatATGAAGGATAACCAAGAAATCgacgtttacggtgcaggggagggataccccagtaccggcgcaggaGTGGGTGGTCAAGCGGGCCCCACTGCGTCGTTAGCTAGCGACCGTGGCCGTGTGGGGGTGGGCCACCGGGCCCCCATACGCGTAAACGCGTCCggtgaagaaatggaagacgTCGCGATGGAGGAGACCCGCGAGGGTGGGCCTCCCGCAAGGACAAAAGCGAACAACATCGAAGCGGCAAAGAACCGCGGAAGAAGCGGGGAGAGAAAAGCGGAGAGGGCGGGACCCGAGGACAGGAGAAGAAGCAACAGCCGGGGAGGGAAACCGACACCGACGCCGTCGCACGCCCCGCTCGCGGTCCCGTCAACCCCGCTTCCAACCGCAGCGGAGCACAGCGGCAACATGTTCCAGACGTTCAAAATCCCCAAGAACGTCAGGGACAAAGTGAAAGCGCAAGATGGGCACAGGTCCATAGACGGCTCGATAGAGTCGTCTCAGATGAGAAAGGAGTCGACCTCGGAAGGCAGATCGGAGGACGAGGAGTCAATGGCCTCGGTCACCTGGAGGggcaagaagagaaaaataacgaaagtgaCTCCAGAGGTGTCGGACCGAATGAGGAACGTTATCCAAGGGTCCTCACCGAGAGACGTGGACGCCGAAGTACGGCGACATCAGGCCGAGGTCCTGAAGGTGGCGGCGACGTCCTCCAACCTCAAGGGGACGTACGTCAAAACCCTCAAGGACGCGGTCGAGTACACCGTCGCGGCATGGTCCCACCAAACAACCACCTCCCGGGTGCCAGACTTcctggaagaaaggaagaagagggaggCGCTGGAAAGAGAGGTGGAAAGCCTGAAGAGGAGGAACGAGGAGTTGGAAGAGAGGATGAACAGGTTCCTGAAAGGCACGGCCGAGACAGTGGCGCCGTCCCCGACGGAGGCGCAGGCTCCCCGGAGCAGCGGGAGGGCCAAGGACGACATCGGAGCAGAAATAGAGATGCTAAAGAAGTCGATAAGCAGCCTCGGCCCATCCCTGTTGGGGACCCTGAGGGAAGAGCTCAGGGAAGCCCTCAGGGGAACGGGCCTGCTGAGACAAGCGACAGGAGGGAACAACAGCGGCGACAAAGAGCGGACGACGATGCCGCGGACGGCGGGCCCGAAGCCTCCCCAACAACCCCCGCAATCCTCCCAACCCTCTCAACAGCAAGAGGGACAGGGACAGGAGACGGACGGGGAATGGAGGACCATGGTCTCGCGGAAGGCGAGACGGAAGGCCAGGGAacagaggaggaaagaagcgGGCCACGGCGCCCCCCTCCCCATCGCGCCGCAAACGAGCAGGGCGAGATCGGCGGTGGGACCAGCCGGGCAACCGCCAAGGACGACCCCCGCAGCATTAGGTGGAGGGGAaaggaggagagaaaaaaacgGAGAGAAGAAGACAGGAGCCCAACCGGCGAAACGGACGTACGCAACGGTGGCGGGCAGGGCGGGATCGGCGGTCGTGCGGCCAGCACTCCGACCCCCCCCAACGTCATCGGCGGTAACGCTCACGCTGAGGGACGGGGCTCCGAAGACGTACGAGGAGATCCTGGCGGAGGCGAGACGGGACAAGACCCTCCAGAAATGCGGACTGGAGTACGTCCGAACGAGAAAGGCGGCGACCGGGGCCATGGTGATCAATATCCCGGACGACGCCGGCATGAGCAAGGCCACGCAGTTGGCGTCGCGATTAGCCGGGGTATTGGACCCCTCCACCGTCAGAGTATCAGTCCCGGTACCGACGGCCGAGATCAAATTGGTGGGGGTCGATATATCCCTGAACGAGGAGGAACTGCTGGAGGAGCTGTCCAGGGCGGCGGACTGCCAGCCCCGCGACGTCAGAGCATGGAGCGCGGGAACATCTAGAAGCGGCATGGGGATATTCTACGCCAAGTGCCCCGTGGCCGGAGCCCGTAAACTGGCTCAAGCGGGGAGGGTCACACTGGGGTGGACCAGGGCAAAGGTGATCGCACTCCCCAGGAGACCGCTCCAGTGTTTCCGATGCCTGGAGGTGGGCCACATGGCGGCGATGTGCGTCTCCCCGGTGAGAAGAACCCACCTGTGTTTCCGGTGCGGAGAAGAGGGGCACAGGGCGAGGAACTGCACGGCCGCATCGCCGAGGTGCCCCATCTGCGAGGCAAAAGGAGCCCCGTCAAAACACAGGATGGGAAGCGCGGCGTGCAAACCACCGGAGGTAGGACCATCCGGAAGGAGAAGGGCGCGGAGAACGGCGATGGCCAAGGCAGCAGAGGCCACGGCGACAACCACGAGCAAGGGCGTCACCGGAGCCGCGGAGCAGGCCAGCCTGTCGGGCAACCCACCAGTCGGAGGGAAGGATAGCACCATCGGA TGTAACTTGGGCAGAGCCGGAAGGGCCCAGGACCTGCTCTACCAGTCCATCCGGGAGAGCAGGACCGAcgtggcggtggtggcggaGCCGTACAACATCCCCGCATCCCCCCAATGGGCGGGAGATCTAAGCGGATGGGTGGCCATCACTTGGCCGTGTACCTCGGGAGTCTCCGGGCGAATCGCGGAAAGAGGCAACGGGTTCGTGGCGGTCGAATGGACGGACCTCGTGGTGGTGGGGGTATACATCTCTCCCAACTGCGACATCCGGGCGTTCGAGGACCTACTGGACGAGATGGGAGAGTGCGTAAGGAGGCTTCTCCCCCGACAGGTGCTCGTACTGGGGGACTTCAACGCCCACTCCACGACGTGGGGCAACGACAGAACCACCACGAGAGGCAGAGAACTGGCGGACTGGGCCGCGGGTCTCGGTCTCGTGCTGGTCAACAGAGGCTCGGAGTCCACATACGTGGGGCGGAGAGGAGCGTCGGTCATAGATCTGACGTGGGCGACGCAGAGGCTCCACCCCAGAATAAGGAACTGGCGGGTGGCCGTAGAGATGGAAACGCTAGCGGACCACCTCTACGTGCTAATGGACATCGAACCCGCCAAGAGAAGCACGAGCGgcgacaacaacaacaacgtcGAGGGAAGGACATCGAGCCGCCCGGGGCTGCCCCCTCCTCGCCGATGGAAACTGAAGGAGAGGGACGGGGACATGCTTCGGGCAACGGCCACCGTAGCGGCTTGGTGCTGGGACGCGAAGAGGAACAAGAACCGAGGCAACGTGGACGGGGAGGCGCAGGAATTGGGAGAATGGATGAGGAGAGCCTGCGACGCCTCCATGCCGCGAACCAGCGCCGGGTCTAGGCGCGACAACAGCAGCGTCTACTGGTGGTCGCGGGAGATCGCGGACCTGCGAGACGACTGCCACAGAGCCCGCAGGCTGCTCGCCAGGGCGAGAAGAAGAGGGCGGAACCGCAACGAAGAGGAGATCCTCGAGAGGTACAGGGCCCACAGAGAAGCCAGAATGGCCCTGCAAAGGGCCATAAAGGAAGCGAAAAAGGCGTCGTGGAAACGGCTGTTGGAATCCGTGGAATCCGATCCATGGGGAAGACCGTACAAGACGGTGCTGAGAAAACTCAGGCCGGCGGCTCCCCCGATAACCGAGAACATGGATCGGGAACTACTAGCACGGGTGATCGACACGCTGTTCCCACGaccggaagaagaaggaggcgaagaggaggaagactcCCCGAGGCGCCAGGAGGATACGGAACAGGCCCCTCCAGAGGAGAGGGGATGCACTCGGAGCGGCGGCGGCGGACCGGCGATGGATCAACCCGGAGCGCACATAACGAGGGAGGAACTGGAAGCAGCCACCAAGAAGATGGCTGCCAAGGACGTGGCGCCGGGGCCGGACGGAATCCCCGGGCGGGTGTGGGCGGAGACCATGGACATCATGGCCCCCCGCCTGCTGCATCTGTACAACAGATGCCTGAGGGAAGGCGCATACCCCCGGGCGTGGAAGGTGGCGAGGCTGGTGCTGCTGAGGAAGGAGGGTCGACCGCCGGAGTCCCCATCGGCGTACAGGCCGATATGCCTCCTGGACGAGGTGGGCAAGCTCTTCGAGAGAGTAATCGCCTCCCGTCTGGGGGCGCACATGGAGTCCAGGGTACCAGGCTGGCACGACAACCAGTTCGGGTTCCGTCGCGGGAGGTCCACCATCGACGCGATCCGCAGATTGAGAGAGGGGGTGGAGAGAGTGGTGGCTCGAGAAGGGATCGCGATAGCGGTCTCCCTGGACATCACCAACGCCTTCAACTCGATCCCGTGGAGCAAGATCAGAGAGGCCCTGCGATTCTTCGAGGTTCCGGGGTACCTCCGGAGGATAATCGGGGCATACCTCCGGGAGAGGTGGATAACGTACAGATCCACGGaaggagaggagagaagagcgGTGGAGCGCGGGGTGCCGCAGGGCTCGGTCCTGGGACCGATGCTGTGGATAACCGCTTACGACTACGTGCTCCGCACTCCGATGCCCGGAAGCACGGGACTGATCTGCTACGCGGACGACACCCTGGTCGTGGCAGGAGGGCGCTGGTGGTACGAGACGGCGGAGGCTGCCACGGAGGCCACCCGGCGAGCGGCGAGGGCCATCGGAGAACTGGGGCTGAAGGTCGCTCCGGCCAAGACGGAGGCGCTCGGGTTCTACGACAGAAGACGCAGAGGACCGCCCCCGGATGGACTGACGATCGACGTGGACGGGGTAGGGGTCCGGGTGGGGAGCCAACTGAGGTACCTTGGCCTCATCATCGACGACCAATGGTCGTTCGAGCCCCACTTCGAGAGCCTCGCCCCGAAGGTGGCGGCAGCGGCCAACGCCCTGTGCGGCATCCTGCCGAACATCGGAGGCGCCGGGAGAGCGGTGCGCAGGCTGTACGACGGGGTGGTCAGAGCCCGAGCGATGTACGGTGCGCCCATCTGGGCGAGGGATCTGGCCGCGAGCAGGCGAAGTCAGGCACTCCTGCGGGCGGTTCAACGCACCACCGCTCTGAGGATAGCGAGAGGGTACAGGACGGTGTCGCACGCGTCCGCGACCGTCCTGGCGGCATCCCCTCCATACGCGTTGCAAGCCCTGGCCCTTCAAAAGGTGTACGGAGCCACGAGGGTCAGGGACGGGGATCGAGACGAAGACGCTCCGCAGGTGAGGAAGGAGATAGAAGAGGAGACATGGGAGAGGTGGCGGCTCCTACTGGAGAAGGAGGCGAGGAAGACGTCCCACCGCGCGGTAGACGCGGTCCTGCCCGTCTGGGACAGGTGGAAGGAAGCGCGGGGCGTTCCGCTGACCTACAGGCTGACCCAGGTGCTCACCGGGCACGGAGTGTTCGGGGAGTTCCTGAAGAAGATTCGGAAGGAGGTGACCAACATCTGTCACCACTGCGGGGAGGCGGAGGACAACGCCCAGCACACTCTGCAGCACTGCCCCGCGTGGGCCATGCAGAGACACACCCTGACGGTGAAGATCGGGGACGACCTGTCCCCGAGGAGGATCGTCGAGGCGCTGCTACGTAGCCGGTCGGACTACGAGGCAGTGAGGGACTTTTGCGAGCAAATCATGCTCGCGAAGGAGCGGGCGGAGCGGCTCAGGGTTCGAGCCGAGCACCCGGCAAGGATACGACGCGAGAGAAGTGGGCGCAACGGGGGGAGGCCGCCATCTCCCCCAACGGATtcggaaagaagaagaggaagatga